A stretch of Coccidioides posadasii str. Silveira chromosome 2, complete sequence DNA encodes these proteins:
- a CDS encoding uncharacterized protein (EggNog:ENOG410PPF7), translated as MLSSQKSFKEHASGASTKAIVATITMSIAANRAERQLMRQRGAANRKVKDVDFGFSFGPPQPLMKSETQVSQPAVTNPQSPKIFPPKSSTPNKKLSRPSTPGSRRSSARQTRSTPSTKPSGSSRGVIPSPASVYDIPQDDQPDQRSPKRRRITLFQSITADAALHTSSPHSEPRRIAAITETIEELIADATLQPNEPPQHQTPLPSNAPPGHTPLPNTVSPDNNNRDNNYQETNEDIQAQRTPVAQRRRKKRKSVRLPPKNRQKRRSQVNTGSSKKTSKNLEPNEALNNAEQPFDQDKSRSPTVRRSSPPKERHTSVNPEVHRLDLQEERENDFPRNLELQNEEGERDHGYEVDEATRWRAPEGEQAYHPIESPQKAEQPERRRKRRKNATRAPASDKEPLQHHKEWPESTQPGQPENTRAVKPRRGRKRRSRGSSKSSGEAFPDEGTSSKSTIPVTVHRICNISALEDMLSDKSNVSDDEHSGSHNATRDHKYLNRGGINAADVLSQICQETLEKTISTLQTNIDRELNTTRANEWKRKCKVVQDFRSELENSLFGISELLESNLALAARLKRDKKEVLNLRHRLLSLRKEREEIALRIDNVRNKYADDESERMVQDSLNNSIHDLQLALDRSHKRKNATDANPFAGLEFLLRTVAQDVSSTASDSRGGLLNQVKQFNNQLEKTAALLQQNRQ; from the exons ATGTTATCATCCCAAAAGAGCTTCAAGGAGCACGCGTCCGGCGCGTCAACGAAAGCCATCGTCGCAACCATCACGATGTCAATTGCCGCAA ATCGAGCGGAGCGTCAGCTGATGCGCCAGCGGGGTGCTGC AAACCGTAAAGTCAAGGATGTGGATTTTGGCTTCTCTTTTGGTCCCCCTCAGCCGTTAATGAAGTCGGAAACGCAAGTGTCGCAGCCTGCAGTGACCAATCCGCAATCTCCTAAGATATTTCCGCCCAAAAGTTCAACCCCAAACAAGAAACTTTCCCGGCCTTCCACTCCAGGATCACGGCGGAGCTCAGCTAGGCAGACAAGAAGTACGCCGAGCACAAAGCCATCCGGGAGTTCTAGAGGAGTAATACCCTCACCAGCGTCGGTGTACGATATCCCACAAGACGACCAGCCGGATCAAAGAAGCCCAAAACGGCGGCGCATAA CTCTTTTCCAATCTATTACAGCAGATGCAGCCTTGCATACAAGCAGTCCGCATAGCGAACCGCGTAGGATCGCCGCTATCACAGAGACAATCGAAGAGCTGATAGCAG ACGCTACTTTACAGCCTAATGAACCACCACAACACCAAACACCGTTGCCCTCGAATGCCCCACCTGGACACACCCCGTTACCCAACACCGTCAGTCCGGACAATAACAATCGGGACAACAATTACCAAGAAACCAATGAAGATATCCAAGCTCAGCGTACACCTGTCGCGCAACGTAGGcggaaaaagagaaaatctGTTCGATTACCTCCGAAGAATCGTCAAAAACGGCGTTCCCAAGTCAACACTGGAAGTTCCAAAAAAACAAGCAAAAATCTGGAGCCCAATGAGGCCTTGAATAATGCAGAACAACCTTTTGACCAAGATAAATCCCGAAGTCCTACCGTACGGCGCTCATCTCCTCCCAAGGAAAGGCACACGAGTGTGAATCCTGAAGTACACAGGCTAGACTTACAAGAGGAAAGGGAGAATGATTTCCCAAGAAATTTGGAACTACAAAACGAGGAAGGGGAGAGAGACCATGGGTATGAAGTGGACGAAGCTACCCGTTGGCGAGCTCCAGAGGGAGAGCAAGCATACCATCCAATAGAATCTCCCCAAAAAGCAGAACAACCTGAGcgaaggaggaaaagaaggaaaaatgCGACCCGGGCGCCCGCAAGTGACAAAGAACCTCTCCAACACCATAAAGAATGGCCGGAGTCTACGCAGCCTGGACAACCAGAAAACACGCGGGCGGTCAAACCCAGACGAGGTCGCAAAAGGCGGAGTCGCGGATCGTCGAAATCGTCGGGAGAAGCTTTTCCAGACGAAGGTACTTCAAGTAAAAGTACCATCCCCGTTACCGTTCATCGTATCTGCAACATCTCTGCCCTCGAGGACATGCTTTCTGATAAGTCCAATGTCTCCGATGATGAACATTCGGGCTCCCACAACGCGACCAGGGATCACAAATATCTAAACCGTGGAGGCATTAACGCTGCTGACGTCCTAAGTCAAATTTGTCAAGAAACACTGGAAAAGACCATCTCTACTCTCCAAACAAATATTGACCGGGAATTAAATACTACCCGTGCTAATGAATGGAAACGTAAGTGCAAAGTTGTGCAAGATTTTCGCTCGGAGTTGGAAAACTCTTTGTTCGGGATTAGCGAGCTTCTTGAAAGCAATCTCGCTCTTGCTGCGCGACTAAAAAGGGATAAGAAGGAGGTGCTTAATTTAAGGCACCGGCTATTGAGCTTACGGAAGGAAAGAGAGGAGATTGCTCTTCGAATTGACAACGTACGGAATAAGTATGCGGACGATGAAAGTGAAAGAATG GTACAAGACTCACTCAACAACTCTATTCACGATCTCCAACTGGCTCTTGACCGAAGCCATAAACGGAAAAATGCCACGGACGCCAATCCATTTGCTGGTCTGGAATTCCTCCTCCGAACAGTTGCTCAAGACGTTAGCTCCACAGCATCGGACTCGCGAGGAGGCCTTTTGAACCAGGTCAAGCAATTTAATAACCAATTAGAGAAGACTGCGGCTTTATTACAACAGAACCGACAATAA
- a CDS encoding uncharacterized protein (EggNog:ENOG410PJT9~COG:S~BUSCO:10251at33183), which translates to MGWFWGNSSGDDDPTKKLDPGLREYLEKETPSRYIPTTDVPSSEPPSRETPTSPDNATSESKATVPSASLFPDGRYAHLWKTYQPMSELEGPEVSPAEKVVDQFKKRKDVLNRAALENCAEEHIALTNCFKDGDVQQRMWARMTMCSKQNKEFSRCYTMQAKFLQALGYGSNFDWDRENEEKIQMHADKLYHQMLDYEARVEEAKAAGVEPPPLRSLFNPDAAPIPAESGDNTNEPAMVPGGLQIPAGMKPSKPLKDLTPHERELEVMALKQQVVQRDRYVKEVSPLVKADEEAKAKRRAKFTSWFGETIGRWLA; encoded by the exons ATGGGGTGGTTCTGGGGCAACTCCTCTGGCGATGATGATCCTACGAAGAAATTAGACCCCGGGCTCCGAGAATACTTGGAGAAAGAGACTCCATCAAGATATATACCGACTACGGATGTGCCATCCTCCGAGCCTCCCTCGAGAGAGACGCCGACCTCTCCGGACAATGCCACTTCTGAGAGCAAGGCGACTGTTCCCTCCGCTTCCCTATTCCCTGACGGCCGATACGCCCACCTCTGGAAAACATATCAGCCCATGAGTGAGCTTGAGGGACCAGAGGTATCACCAGCTGAGAAGGTCGTTGATCAAttcaagaagagaaaagacgTTTTAAACCGAGCGGCGTTAGAAAATTGCGCAGAGGAACACATTGCGCTTACAAATTGCTTTAAAGATGGAGACGTACAGCAAAGGATGTGGGCTAGGATGACTATGTGCTCAAAACAGAACAAAGAATTCTCAAGATGTTATACGATGCAAGCG AAATTCCTACAGGCTCTCGGCTACGGTTCGAATTTTGACTGGGATCGAGAAAACGAGGAGAAGATTCAAATGCATGCAGACAAGCTTTACCACCAGATGTTGGACTACGAGGCTCGAGTGGAAGAAGCAAAGGCTGCTGGTGTCGAGCCCCCTCCTCTGAGGTCCTTGTTCAATCCAGATGCGGCACCAATACCCGCGGAATCTGGGGATAACACGAACGAGCCCGCTATGGTCCCTGGTGGACTCCAGATACCGGCTGGCATGAAGCCCTCAAAGCCTCTAAAAGACCTGACTCCTCACGAGCGAGAGTTAGAGGTTATGGCGCTCAAACAACAAGTTGTACAGCGGGATCGATATGTGAAGGAGGTTTCACCATTGGTCAAGGCTGACGAGGAGGCGAAAGCGAAGCGACGTGCCAAGTTTACCAGCTGGTTCGGCGAAACTATCGGGAGATGGCTGGCATAA
- a CDS encoding uncharacterized protein (EggNog:ENOG410PS56~COG:S~BUSCO:16181at33183), translating into MDNPQAVSYLESLLNRTVRLHTSDTRLFVGLFKCTDNDRNIILSNTYEYRFPTPVALNEAIAQQGSENQEVVKANMTSRFIGLVVVPGQHITKIEVDDPSK; encoded by the exons ATGGACAATCCCCAGGCAGTGTCGTATCTCGAGTCATTGCTCAACAGGACAGTCCGATTGCACACCTCGGACACACGCCTCTTTGTAGGCCTCTTCAAATGCACCGACAAT GATCGGAATATCATTCTCTCAAACACCTATGAATATCGCTTCCCAACTCCCGTTGCTTTGAATGAAGCGATTGCCCAGCAGGGTTCCGAGAATCAGGAAGTGGTCAAGGCAAACATGACAAGCCGCTTTATTGGTCTGGTTGTGGTGCCTGGGCAGCACATCACGAAAATCGAAGTCGACGACCCTTCGAAATAG
- a CDS encoding uncharacterized protein (EggNog:ENOG410PXJA) — MQHKKFPVWTKINSSSSLAKREYDLLFLIITTARGLGVTLIRNNQHTPVFIQPSGHSFVEPTENPVQRLEISKRQEQEPPADFSTFSPASDGVIPEDDRSSSSTTPNSPNSTLRIPQPDSMSPVQNGKPYLAFRYWSSKSCGMNTCSYFVAGIWANRPNHMSQPNFDPLVIESLARSHLTRCKVKTPFISVFDTPLAPLQRALQEDDGMITVFDLSSFDNTRIFSAVDILKHEPLILESHERPYSGYSEFLIWGDISSEHIVGSVRAKDLLDLSSRYEELLQISTIKSFRLNGKPLKRRLIAQKTPANRSTGYLLGRLLCKAKFPQKYASELAIKISKSWRFQMEGDDGFQLLSKGVQAGYDSIRKSSNRHSQWSHKHCSQASSTDDGWEFVEPSDNADWVDEDCSLSPQEQIDVFAKSRNHIANVMGY; from the coding sequence ATGCAGCACAAGAAATTCCCAGTCTGGACGAAGATCAACTCTTCCTCGTCCTTGGCAAAGAGGGAATACGATCTCCTTTTCTTGATTATCACTACGGCTCGCGGTCTAGGAGTGACACTTATCAGAAATAACCAGCACACGCCAGTGTTCATCCAACCTTCTGGACATTCCTTCGTTGAACCAACTGAAAATCCTGTACAGAGACTTGAGATATCTAAGAGGCAAGAACAGGAGCCACCAGCAGATTTTTCAACATTTTCACCAGCTTCCGACGGAGTCATTCCCGAGGATGATAGGAGCAGTTCTTCAACCACTCCCAATTCACCCAACTCCACGTTAAGAATCCCTCAACCTGACAGCATGTCCCCAGTGCAGAACGGAAAGCCCTATCTTGCTTTTCGATATTGGAGCTCAAAAAGCTGTGGCATGAACACTTGCTCGTACTTTGTTGCGGGTATATGGGCAAATCGACCGAACCACATGTCACAGCCAAATTTCGATCCACTTGTTATCGAGTCCCTGGCCCGGTCACATCTTACAAGATGCAAAGTCAAAACACCATTTATCTCTGTGTTTGACACCCCACTAGCCCCGCTTCAGCGCGCACTTCAGGAAGATGACGGGATGATAACAGTTTTTGATCTCTCCTCCTTTGATAATACGCGGATCTTCTCCGCCGTGGATATCCTTAAGCATGAACCCTTGATCCTAGAGAGCCATGAACGCCCATACAGTGGATACAGCGAATTCCTTATCTGGGGTGATATATCCTCAGAGCATATCGTTGGATCCGTCAGAGCTAAAGATCTCCTGGATCTTTCTAGTCGCTATGAGGAGCTTTTGCAAATATCAACCATCAAATCATTCCGTTTGAATGGAAAACCTTTGAAAAGACGATTGATTGCTCAGAAAACACCAGCAAATAGATCCACAGGATATCTTTTAGGACGACTTCTCTGCAAAGCTAAATTTCCTCAAAAATATGCAAGTGAGCTGGCCATCAAGATCTCCAAAAGCTGGAGATTCCAAATGGAAGGAGATGATGGGTTTCAATTGCTCTCCAAAGGGGTCCAGGCAGGGTACGATTCAATACGAAAATCAAGTAACCGACATAGCCAGTGGAGCCATAAGCATTGCTCGCAAGCCTCTAGTACAGATGACGGCTGGGAGTTTGTGGAACCCTCTGACAATGCAGACTGGGTTGATGAAGATTGCAGTCTGAGCCCCCAAGAGCAAATCGATGTATTCGCCAAGAGCCGAAATCATATTGCAAATGTTATGGGATACTAA
- the PZH1 gene encoding serine/threonine protein phosphatase Pzh1 (EggNog:ENOG410PFNB~COG:T~BUSCO:4031at33183) — MGQQQSKGSGGSRISSDKGGPESLQSYPSFSRSDTRDSTRSIRGSIRSKIPGSSKSDKFDSPKGSNGNVTRGDIGPGDKPDGGPVALPYRTTSDASVVTDKSTVSQEEDESASLDVPRLPPSPRQSASLGRGHENVNAAQRSGEVDHVSEAPPTGAGQSIVSQKPGESILIKRDNMINPVLRDLNGSSPSESIGMNGSPGMGIGSLKSIDVDDMITRLLDAGYSAKVTKAVCLKNAEIIAICAAVREVLLSQPALVELSAPVKIVGDVHGQYTDLIRLFEMCGFPPASNYLFLGDYVDRGKQSLETILLLLCYKLRYPENFFLLRGNHECANVTRVYGFYDECKRRCNIKIWKTFVDTFNCLPIASIVAGKIFCVHGGLSPSLSHMDDIRGIARPTDVPDYGLLNDLLWSDPADMEEDWEPNERGVSYCFGKKVIMEFLQRHDFDLVCRAHMVVEDGYEFFNDRILVTVFSAPNYCGEFDNWGAIMSVSAELLCSFELLKPLDSSALKSHIKKGRNKRNSILNSPPALVSAQSY; from the exons ATGGGCCAGCAGCAGTCCAAAGGGAGCGGTGGTTCAAGGATATCTTCAGACAAGGGTGGACCCGAGTCCCTCCAGTCTTACCCATCCTTCTCTCGATCCGACACAAGGGACTCGACTCGCTCCATTCGCGGCTCCATCCGGTCCAAGATACCCGGGTCAAGCAAAAGCGACAAGTTCGACAGCCCCAAAGGTTCCAATGGAAATGTGACGCGCGGAGACATTGGCCCCGGGGATAAGCCAGATGGAGGACCTGTAGCGCTCCCCTACAGAACTACCTCGGATGCTTCTGTCGTTACAGACAAGTCCACAGTTTCTCAAGAGGAGGATGAGTCCGCCTCCCTTGACGTGCCGAGGCTTCCGCCGTCACCGCGACAGTCAGCTTCCCTAGGTCGCGGCCACGAAAATGTCAATGCGGCGCAGAGATCAGGAGAGGTGGACCACGTCTCTGAGGCGCCTCCAACTGGCGCAGGACAGTCGATTGTGTCCCAGAAACCGGGTGAATCGATCCTTATAAAGAGAGATAATATGATCAATCCCGTTCTGCGTGACCTCAATGGATCCTCGCCCTCAGAGAGCATTGGCATGAATGGTTCGCCCGGCATGGGAATCGGGTCACTTAAGTCTATCGACGTCGATGATATGATTACTCGGCTCTTGGACGCGGGATATTCCGCCAAAGTCACTAAAGCTGTGTGCTTGAAGAATGCAGAAATCATCGCGATTTGTGCCGCCGTACGTGAAGTCCTTCTTTCGCAACCTGCCTTGGTTGAACTCTCAGCGCCAGTCAAAATCGTTGGCGATGTCCACGGCCAGTACACAGACCTGATTAGGCTCTTTGAAATGTGCGGGTTCCCGCCGGCTTCCAACTACCTCTTCTTGGGCGATTACGTCGACCGTGGCAAGCAAAGCTTGGAGAcaattcttcttttgttATGCTACAAATTGAGGTACCCCGAAAATTTTTTCCTGTTGCGTGGCAACCATGAATGCGCCAACGTCACTCGTGTCTATGGGTTCTACGACGAGTGCAAACGCAGGTGCAACATCAAGATATGGAAAACGTTCGTCGACACTTTTAATTGTCTTCCGATCGCCTCTATTGTCGCTGGCAAGATCTTCTGCGTTCATGGAGGCTTGTCCCCGAGTTTGTCGCACATGGACGATATCCGTGGTATTGCTCGACCTACAGATGTTCCCGACTACGGATTGCTCAACGACCTCTTATGGAGTGACCCAGCAGACATGGAGGAAGACTGGGAACCCAACGAAAGAGGAGTGAGTTACTGCTTTGGTAAAAAGGTCATCATGGAGTTCTTGCAACGTCACGACTTTGATCTTGTGTGTCGAGCACACATGGTGGTCGAAGATGGATATGAGTTTTTCAACGACCGAATTTTGGTTACCGTGTTTTCCGCCCCAAAC TACTGCGGCGAATTTGATAACTGGGGTGCAATTATGTCGGTTTCTGCGGAATTACTGTGCAGTTTCGAGCTACTAAAGCCACTTGATTCGAGCGCTCTGAAGAGTCATATCAAGAAAGGCAGAAATAAGCGCAATAGTATTCTGAACAGTCCG CCTGCTCTTGTGTCCGCTCAGAGTTATTAA
- the RPS11A gene encoding 40S ribosomal protein uS17 (BUSCO:406793at4751~EggNog:ENOG410PFMT~COG:J~BUSCO:14982at33183): protein MATELTVQSERAFQKQPHIFLNSKVKSKSKKVGKGGRRWYKDVGLGFKTPKTAIEGSYIDKKCPFTGLVSIRGRILTGTVVSTKMHRTVIIRREYLHYIPKYNRYEKRHKNLAAHVSPAFRVEEGDQVTVGQCRPLSKTVRFNVLRVLPRTGKAVKGFSKF, encoded by the exons ATGGCGACAGAGTTGACCGTTCAGTCCGAGCGCGCTTTCCAGAAGCAGCCCCATATCTTCCTCAACTCGAAGGTTAAGTCCAAGAGCAAGAAGGTCGGAAAGGGTGGCCGAAGATGGTATAAGGATGTCGGTCTCGGATTCAAGACCCCCAAGACCGCCATTGAGGGAAGCTACATCG ACAAGAAGTGCCCATTCACTGGTCTCGTCTCCATCCGTGGCCGTATCCTGACCGGCACCGTTGTCTCCACCAAGATGCACCGTACCGTCATCATCCGCCGGGAATACCTTCACTACATTCCCAAGTACAACCGTTATGAGAAGAGACACAAGAACCTTGCCGCTCACGTTTCTCCCGCATTCCGTGTTGAAGAAGGTGATCAGGTCACCGTTGGACAGTGCAGGCCTTTGAGCAAGACT GTCCGATTTAACGTCCTCCGCGTCCTTCCCCGCACCGGCAAGGCCGTCAAGGGATTCAGCAAATTCTAA
- a CDS encoding uncharacterized protein (EggNog:ENOG410PI7A~COG:B,L~BUSCO:4000at33183), translated as MKATPLLIAWHDGNAPIYSVNFDPNGKGRLATAGNDNNVRLWRVEATGEERRITYLSTLIKHTQAVNVVRFCPKGEMLASAGDDGNVLLWVPSELQTHSRLGEDRSDDKETWRVKHMCRSSGAEIYDLAWSPDGVFIITGSMDNVARIYNAQTGQMVRQIAEHSHYVQGVAWDPLNEYVATQSSDRSVHIYTLKTKDGQFTLTSHGKFLKMDLPARRISSNSPAPPDIGLRAQSTTSNSVAVSSPGPSAPGTPMTGLLPMDPPPVSLSRRSSFGSSPSIRRSASPAPSMPLPAVKPLDMPSPSFLGGLGVKNASLYANETFTSFFRRLTFAPDGSLLFTPAGQYKLPNYGDPHKTTEDIINTVYIYTRAGFNKPPIAHLPGHKKPSVAVKCSPVFYTLRQGLKPTRHITLDTSSVDDSFVALPESVISSNLPGPTTTSMDPPPLTTSASTTSDASRPLPSPKNQESETATANQPPPAFSLPYRIVYAVATQDAVLVYDTQQQTPLCVVSNLHFATFTDLTWSQDGLTLIMSSSDGFCSTLAFSPGELGQTYSFDKQHQQASQNAPSTTTTPLPTPTLVTSPEVVKSTPALPGPASPASSVATISAATSSSMPPSSSGIINNPTPTLSSVPLVTATNSAPPPLSFTTPPQTPMTGVSHSARSSISGSVLGKRDLGAISESEKDDSKETDKELSAAADENDDAASRPPKRKRIAPTLISAGEGPSKATDAGSDKPAE; from the exons ATGAAGGCGACCCCTCTTCTTATCGCCTGGCATGACGGCAATGCCCCCATTTACTCTGTGAATTTTGATCCTAACGGCAAAGGGAGACTGGCTACAGCTGGAAA TGATAACAATGTTCGC CTTTGGAGGGTTGAAGCTACCGGAGAGGAACGAAGAATCACATACCTTAGCACGCTGATAAAGCACACGCAAGCTGTGAACGTCGTGCGGTTCTGCCCTAAAG GCGAGATGCTGGCATCCGCTGGAGATGATGGAAACGTACTCCTTTGGGTGCCGTCGGAGCTGCAGACTCATTCACGGCTAGGCGAAGACCGATCCGACGATAAAGAAACGTGGCGAGTGAAGCATATGTGCAGGTCCTCTGGGGCTGAAATCTATGACCTGGCATGGTCCCCGGATGGTGTCTTCATAATTACCGGAAGTATGGATAATGTTGCGCGAATTTACAACGCACAAACTG GCCAAATGGTGCGCCAGATAGCAGAACACTCGCACTACGTGCAAGGAGTCGCTTGGGATCCGCTAAACGAATACGTTGCTACGCAATCCTCTGACCGTTCAGTTCATATTTACACTTTGAAAACAAAGGATGGCCAGTTCACCTTGACTTCGCATGGAAAGTTTCTCAAAATGGACTTGCCAGCGAGACGCATATCATCGAACAGTCCCGCTCCACCGGATATTGGACTTAGAGCTCAGTCGACAACCAGCAATTCTGTCGCGGTATCTTCGCCAGGGCCATCGGCACCTGGTACTCCTATGACAGGCTTACTGCCAATGGATCCACCCCCTGTATCGCTTAGTCGTCGCTCTTCCTTCGGTTCCTCCCCTTCTATCCGAAGATCCGCTTCGCCTGCTCCTTCGATGCCATTGCCGGCTGTCAAGCCGCTTGATATGCCCTCTCCGAGTTTTCTAGGTGGACTTGGAGTGAAGAATGCTAGTCTTTATGCCAACGAAACGTTCACTTCCTTCTTTCGGCGGCTAACATTTGCACCTGATGGAAGCTTACTATTTACACCTGCAGGGCAATATAAACTCCCCAATTACGGTGACCCACACAAAACAACGGAAGACATTATTAATACCGTGTATATCTACACACGTGCTGGATTTAATAAACCACCAATAGCCCACCTCCCAGGGCACAAAAAGCCGTCAGTCGCTGTGAAGTGTTCACCGGTCTTCTACACTCTTCGACAAGGCTTAAAGCCTACTCGCCATATTACCCTTGATACCTCGTCCGTTGATGATTCTTTTGTAGCGCTTCCCGAATCTGTGATATCCTCCAATCTGCCAGGCCCCACTACTACATCGATGGACCCTCCACCATTAACTACGTCGGCTTCGACGACGAGTGATGCCTCTCGTCCGTTACCTTCACCGAAAAATCAAGAATCGGAGACAGCTACGGCTAATCAGCCTCCCCCTGCGTTTTCACTACCATATAGGATAGTGTATGCAGTAGCCACTCAAGACGCGGTTCTAGTTTACGATACGCAACAGCAAACGCCGTTGTGCGTCGTGAGCAACCTGCACTTTGCGACGTTCACCGATCTGACATG GTCACAGGATGGACTCACTTTGATAATGAGTTCTTCCGATGGGTTCTGTTCGACTCTTGCATTCTCACCCGGAGAATTAGGACAGACTTATTCATTTGATAAACAACACCAACAAGCCTCTCAAAATGCCCCATCAACAACGACTACTCCTTTACCGACCCCAACGCTAGTAACCTCACCTGAAGTAGTAAAATCTACGCCAGCCTTACCCGGACCTGCGAGTCCTGCCAGCTCTGTAGCAACCATTTCAGCAGCAACGAGCTCAAGCATGCCACCTTCAAGCTCGGGGATTATCAACAATCCGACCCCAACCCTAAGCTCTGTTCCTTTGGTCACAGCTACAAATTCTGCTCCGCCTCCTCTCTCGTTTACAACACCTCCTCAGACTCCTATGACTGGCGTTTCGCACAGCGCAAGGAGCTCTATCAGCGGTAGCGTTCTTGGCAAAAGAGACCTTGGCGCTATCAGCGAGTCGGAGAAGGATGATTCAAAAGAAACCGATAAAGAGCTTTCTGCTGCAGCAGATGAAAACGACGATGCTGCATCCCGACCTCCGAAAAGGAAGCGAATTGCCCCTACTCTGATCTCTGCAGGAGAAGGCCCGTCGAAGGCTACAGACGCAGGTAGCGACAAACCTGCCGAATGA